The following proteins are co-located in the Pseudomonas sp. ATCC 13867 genome:
- a CDS encoding DUF1329 domain-containing protein translates to MRTTRILQCGALALSLLSCGVMAAVSADEVAKLGSSLTPMGSQKEGNADGSIPAWTGGIARDAAKVDAKGFLADPFAGEQPLFTITAQNAGQYKDKLSAGQLALFKRYPDTYKIPVYKSHRTFALPDDIYGAIKRSAEFVQPINDGNGLENFEKSRYYAFPIPKNGVQALWNHLTRYHGGNISRVVVQVVPQTNGSYTPIRFEESIAVPQSMSDQDEGKTGNILTYFKQQVTAPARLAGNVLLVHETLDQVKEPRLAWIYNAGQRRVRRAPQVAYDGPGTASDGMRTSDNYDMFSGAPDRYDWKLVGKREMYIPYNSYRLNSPQLTYDDIVKPGHINQDLTRYELHRVWEVVGTLKSGERNIYATRRFYLDEDSWQIAESELYDGRGQLWRVGEGHSMTFYPELATGYSAESLYDVLAGRYVTFGLNNEEKRGYQFGVKASMADFTPAALRNTGVR, encoded by the coding sequence ATGAGAACGACAAGAATCCTTCAATGCGGCGCGCTGGCCTTGAGCCTGCTGTCCTGCGGGGTGATGGCCGCGGTCTCCGCCGACGAGGTGGCCAAGCTGGGCAGCAGCCTCACGCCAATGGGCTCGCAGAAGGAAGGCAACGCCGACGGCAGCATCCCGGCCTGGACCGGCGGCATCGCCCGCGACGCCGCCAAGGTGGACGCCAAGGGCTTCCTCGCCGACCCGTTCGCCGGCGAGCAGCCGCTGTTCACCATCACCGCGCAGAACGCCGGGCAGTACAAGGACAAGCTCTCCGCCGGCCAACTGGCGCTGTTCAAGCGCTACCCGGATACCTACAAGATCCCGGTGTACAAGAGCCACCGCACCTTCGCGCTGCCCGACGACATCTACGGTGCCATCAAGCGCAGCGCCGAGTTCGTCCAGCCGATCAACGACGGCAACGGCCTGGAGAACTTCGAGAAGAGCCGCTACTACGCCTTCCCGATTCCGAAAAACGGCGTGCAGGCGCTGTGGAACCACCTGACCCGCTACCACGGCGGCAACATTTCCCGCGTGGTGGTGCAGGTGGTGCCGCAGACCAATGGCAGCTACACGCCGATCCGCTTCGAGGAGTCGATCGCGGTGCCGCAGAGCATGTCCGACCAGGACGAGGGCAAGACCGGCAACATCCTCACCTACTTCAAGCAGCAGGTCACCGCCCCGGCGCGCCTGGCCGGCAACGTGCTGCTGGTCCACGAAACCCTGGACCAGGTCAAGGAGCCGCGCCTGGCCTGGATCTACAACGCCGGCCAGCGCCGAGTGCGCCGCGCCCCGCAGGTGGCCTATGACGGTCCCGGCACCGCCTCCGACGGCATGCGCACCTCGGACAACTACGACATGTTCTCCGGCGCCCCGGACCGTTACGACTGGAAACTGGTGGGCAAGCGCGAGATGTACATCCCGTACAACAGCTACCGGCTGAACTCGCCGCAGCTCACGTACGACGACATCGTCAAACCCGGCCACATCAACCAGGACCTGACCCGTTACGAACTGCACCGCGTGTGGGAAGTGGTGGGCACCCTGAAGTCCGGCGAACGCAACATCTACGCCACCCGCCGCTTCTACCTCGACGAGGACAGCTGGCAGATCGCCGAGTCGGAGCTGTACGACGGCCGTGGCCAACTGTGGCGCGTGGGTGAGGGCCACTCGATGACCTTCTACCCGGAACTCGCCACCGGCTATTCCGCCGAATCGCTCTACGACGTGCTCGCCGGCCGCTACGTGACCTTCGGCCTGAACAACGAGGAGAAGCGTGGCTATCAGTTCGGCGTCAAGGCCAGCATGGCCGACTTCACCCCGGCGGCGCTGCGCAACACCGGCGTGCGCTGA
- a CDS encoding DUF1302 domain-containing protein: MTTKTRRGFFQPQLLATAVALGCATQAQAVSFNIGEIEGQFDSSLSVGASWSTQSPKQDLIGSANGGHGMTQTNDDGRLNFRKGHTFSKIFKGIHDLELKYGDFGVFTRGKYWYDFRLKDESVAWKDISDDGRKEGAKSSGAQLLDAFGYYNYSIAEMPGTVRLGKQVVSWGESTFIGNSINAINPIDVSAFRRPGSEIKEGLIPVNMLYLSQSLTDSLSVEGFYQLEWDQTVLDNCGTFFSTTDVAADGCNSNYNILDKNTVSALNAPATKALLNSLGVTVTPEGLMVPRGADRDARDSGQWGLTLRWLGDDVEYGAYAMNYHSRTPIVSMKNASAADIGNALTAISAGASALAQPILLGRGNYFLEYPEDIRLYGLSFSTTLPTGTAWNGEISYRPNMPLQLNTTDLTPLLATTVADGLASGGVPGALAQAGQVNHGYVRKEVTQAQTTFTHFFDQTLGADRVTVVGEVGVTYVGGMTNDVGERYGRDSVYGVPENAAADAEYGSGGFYTSSSWGYRARAIWDYNNVFAGVNLKPNVAWSHDVHGYGPVFNEGSKAASVGLDAEYQNTYTASLNYTNFFGGDYNTIVDRDFVSLSFGVNF, translated from the coding sequence ATGACAACAAAAACAAGGCGCGGATTCTTCCAACCGCAACTGCTCGCCACCGCCGTCGCCCTGGGATGCGCCACCCAGGCTCAGGCCGTTTCATTCAACATTGGGGAAATCGAAGGACAGTTCGATTCCAGCCTGTCCGTGGGGGCCAGCTGGAGTACCCAGAGTCCCAAGCAGGATCTGATCGGCTCCGCCAACGGCGGCCACGGGATGACCCAGACCAACGACGACGGGCGCCTGAACTTCCGCAAGGGCCACACCTTCTCGAAGATCTTCAAGGGCATCCACGACCTGGAGCTGAAATACGGAGACTTCGGCGTCTTCACCCGTGGCAAGTACTGGTACGACTTCCGCCTCAAGGATGAAAGCGTGGCCTGGAAGGACATCTCCGACGATGGCCGCAAGGAGGGCGCCAAGTCGTCCGGGGCGCAACTGCTCGACGCCTTCGGCTACTACAACTATTCCATCGCCGAGATGCCCGGCACCGTGCGCCTGGGCAAGCAAGTGGTGAGCTGGGGCGAGAGCACCTTCATCGGCAACAGCATCAACGCCATCAACCCCATCGACGTCTCCGCCTTCCGCCGGCCCGGCTCGGAAATCAAGGAAGGCCTGATCCCGGTGAACATGCTCTACCTGTCGCAGAGCCTCACCGACAGCCTCTCGGTGGAAGGCTTCTACCAGCTGGAGTGGGACCAGACGGTGCTCGACAACTGCGGCACCTTCTTCTCCACCACCGACGTGGCCGCCGATGGCTGCAACAGCAACTACAACATCCTCGACAAGAACACCGTCAGCGCGCTGAACGCCCCGGCGACCAAGGCGCTGCTCAATTCCCTGGGCGTGACCGTGACCCCCGAGGGCCTGATGGTGCCGCGCGGCGCCGACCGCGATGCCCGCGACTCCGGGCAGTGGGGCCTGACCCTGCGCTGGCTGGGCGATGACGTCGAATACGGCGCGTACGCCATGAACTACCACAGCCGCACGCCCATCGTGAGCATGAAGAACGCCAGCGCCGCCGATATCGGCAACGCGCTGACCGCCATCTCGGCAGGCGCCTCGGCGCTGGCCCAGCCGATCCTGCTGGGGCGCGGCAACTACTTCCTCGAATACCCTGAAGACATCCGCCTGTACGGCCTGAGCTTCTCCACCACCCTGCCCACCGGCACCGCGTGGAACGGCGAGATCAGCTACCGGCCGAACATGCCGCTGCAGCTCAACACCACCGACCTGACGCCGCTTTTGGCCACCACAGTGGCCGACGGACTCGCCAGCGGCGGCGTGCCCGGCGCCCTGGCCCAGGCCGGCCAGGTCAACCACGGCTATGTGCGCAAGGAAGTGACCCAGGCACAGACCACCTTCACCCACTTCTTCGACCAGACCCTGGGCGCCGACCGCGTCACGGTGGTCGGCGAGGTCGGCGTGACCTACGTCGGTGGCATGACCAACGACGTCGGTGAGCGCTACGGCCGCGATTCGGTGTATGGCGTGCCGGAGAACGCGGCGGCCGACGCCGAGTACGGCAGCGGCGGCTTCTACACCTCGTCGTCCTGGGGGTACCGCGCCCGCGCCATCTGGGACTACAACAACGTCTTCGCCGGGGTGAACCTCAAGCCCAACGTGGCCTGGTCCCATGACGTGCATGGCTACGGCCCGGTCTTCAACGAAGGCAGCAAGGCCGCCAGCGTCGGCCTCGACGCCGAGTACCAGAACACCTACACCGCGAGCCTGAACTACACGAACTTCTTCGGCGGCGATTACAACACCATCGTCGACCGCGACTTCGTGTCGCTCAGCTTCGGCGTGAACTTCTGA
- a CDS encoding nuclear transport factor 2 family protein — MRYHQCWKHRDLEAVLALYHPQVEYNDFFQNRCLGLSELREYVLGTMPSRPEEFLDHIDRIRVDGDTAFIQYRIAVTLSGRLATFHSSEAITVRDGMIWRINEYASVAREGAENRSQASDPRPATSRLGLSPRQLSQLANDLEHYFSKSQPYLAPDLDLTQVATATGYTRNQISYLLNQVMGLSFYQYVNQTRLTHLLGQLRPPLPARIDELAFSAGFNSLSAFYRCFRQHTGQSPREYLKRLRDEQNDA; from the coding sequence CTGCGCTATCACCAGTGCTGGAAGCATCGCGACCTCGAAGCGGTGCTCGCGCTCTACCATCCGCAGGTGGAGTACAACGACTTCTTCCAGAACCGCTGCCTGGGCCTCTCCGAGCTGCGCGAGTACGTGCTCGGCACCATGCCCAGCCGTCCGGAGGAGTTCCTCGACCACATCGACCGCATCCGCGTGGACGGCGATACCGCGTTCATCCAGTACCGCATCGCCGTCACCCTCAGCGGGCGCCTGGCGACCTTTCACTCCAGCGAAGCGATCACCGTGCGCGACGGCATGATCTGGCGGATCAACGAATACGCCTCGGTGGCGCGCGAAGGCGCCGAGAACCGCTCGCAGGCCAGCGACCCGCGCCCGGCCACCAGCCGCCTGGGCCTCTCGCCGCGTCAGCTGAGCCAGTTGGCCAACGACCTGGAGCACTACTTCAGCAAGAGCCAGCCATACCTGGCCCCGGACCTGGACCTGACCCAGGTGGCCACCGCCACCGGCTACACCCGCAACCAGATTTCCTACCTGCTCAACCAGGTGATGGGGCTGAGCTTCTACCAGTACGTCAATCAGACGCGCCTCACCCACCTGCTCGGCCAACTGCGCCCGCCGCTGCCGGCGCGCATCGACGAACTGGCCTTCTCCGCCGGCTTCAACTCGCTCTCGGCGTTCTACCGTTGCTTCCGCCAGCACACCGGGCAGTCTCCGCGCGAGTACCTCAAGCGCCTGCGCGACGAACAGAACGACGCCTGA